In Methanosarcina barkeri MS, a single window of DNA contains:
- the argH gene encoding argininosuccinate lyase, whose protein sequence is MSNILRRGRLEAAQDEEILRYTSSMEADRWIFDADIAVDLAHTVMLKEQGIINREDCSKILSGLLKIREEGMEKLDFSYEDIHISLESRLIDMVGEDVGGRMHSGRSRNDEVATCIRLVLREELTGLLEEIHELRQTLLTLAEKHTETLMPGFTHMQHAQPTTLAHHLCAHEAALGRDFDRIQDAYSRVNLCPLGAAAFASTGFNLNRKRTQELLGFDGLLGNSMDAVSTRDFLIECASGFTNLMINLSRMAEELVMWSTSEFNFIELDDMYASTSSIMPQKKNPDTAELMRGKTGVAVGALMSLITICKGLPLSYNRDLQEATPNIWRSVETVRASVRVMEGMIKTMKIHPEVLAAQAVTGFTTATELADTFVRETGIPFRTAHQIVGMLARKMEYPTLKKIDSAAEIVLGESLSSRGLTEKMVKEALNPVSNVKRRKIAGGPAPDEMLNYLSKRQTELELNRQEIATLKDITDSAFENLLATVNEYTGKLEL, encoded by the coding sequence ATGAGCAATATTTTACGCAGAGGCAGGCTGGAGGCTGCCCAGGACGAGGAAATCTTACGTTATACTTCCTCTATGGAAGCTGATAGGTGGATTTTTGATGCTGACATAGCAGTAGACCTTGCCCACACAGTAATGCTAAAAGAGCAGGGCATCATAAATAGGGAGGACTGCAGCAAAATCCTTAGTGGGCTTTTAAAAATCCGGGAGGAAGGGATGGAAAAGCTTGATTTCAGCTATGAAGACATCCATATCTCTCTTGAGTCAAGGCTCATCGATATGGTTGGGGAAGACGTTGGGGGCAGGATGCATTCTGGGCGTTCCAGAAACGATGAGGTTGCAACCTGCATCAGGCTGGTGCTCAGGGAAGAACTGACCGGGCTGCTTGAAGAAATCCATGAACTAAGGCAAACGCTTCTTACCCTTGCGGAAAAACATACTGAGACGCTCATGCCTGGTTTTACTCACATGCAACATGCCCAACCGACAACACTTGCTCATCACCTCTGCGCCCACGAAGCCGCTCTTGGCAGAGATTTTGACAGGATTCAAGATGCTTACTCGAGGGTAAACCTCTGCCCGCTTGGGGCTGCGGCTTTTGCTTCCACGGGTTTTAACCTGAACAGGAAAAGGACCCAGGAGCTTCTGGGCTTTGACGGCTTGCTTGGAAATTCAATGGATGCGGTCAGCACCAGGGACTTTCTTATTGAATGCGCTTCAGGATTTACAAACCTCATGATAAACCTGAGCCGTATGGCTGAAGAACTTGTAATGTGGTCCACTTCCGAATTCAATTTCATAGAACTGGACGACATGTACGCTTCTACTTCTTCAATCATGCCGCAGAAGAAAAATCCTGACACTGCCGAACTTATGCGCGGGAAAACAGGAGTAGCAGTGGGTGCACTAATGTCTCTGATTACGATCTGCAAAGGGCTTCCCCTGAGCTACAACCGGGACCTTCAGGAAGCAACCCCAAATATCTGGCGGTCTGTAGAAACTGTAAGGGCTTCAGTAAGGGTCATGGAAGGAATGATAAAAACTATGAAAATCCACCCTGAAGTGCTTGCTGCCCAGGCAGTTACAGGTTTTACAACCGCAACCGAACTTGCGGATACCTTTGTCCGGGAAACCGGAATTCCTTTCAGGACTGCCCACCAGATAGTCGGGATGCTCGCAAGGAAAATGGAATACCCAACTCTCAAAAAAATCGACTCTGCTGCCGAAATTGTGCTGGGTGAATCTCTTTCAAGCCGGGGGCTCACAGAGAAAATGGTAAAAGAAGCTCTTAACCCAGTTTCGAACGTAAAGAGAAGAAAAATCGCTGGTGGACCAGCTCCTGACGAAATGTTAAATTACCTCTCGAAAAGACAGACCGAGCTTGAACTTAATAGGCAGGAAATTGCAACCCTGAAAGATATTACAGACTCAGCTTTTGAAAATCTGCTTGCAACTGTTAATGAGTACACAGGAAAACTTGAGCTATAA
- a CDS encoding symporter small accessory protein: MVLGINDPQIWLAYLACIFSALGCMVYGVLNWKEEKEEQVVKSSTQKQVTQDQ; this comes from the coding sequence ATGGTATTAGGAATAAATGATCCGCAAATTTGGCTTGCATATCTTGCTTGTATATTTAGTGCACTCGGATGCATGGTTTATGGAGTATTGAACTGGAAAGAGGAGAAAGAAGAACAGGTAGTAAAGAGCAGTACTCAGAAACAGGTGACTCAAGACCAGTAA
- the gatD gene encoding Glu-tRNA(Gln) amidotransferase subunit GatD: MEFKQGDRVRIEKNGTVYEGKVMPSMEGYITIKMNSGYNAGFSMDKVKITLLENNGKNTNGGRNGGKGPKTAGEEIQKSGKKLPKVAILSTGGTIASKIDYRTGAVTSQFTADDILAAIPELREIADFKGRVISSILSENMDSESWQNLARAIVEEIEAGADGIIVTHGTDTMMYTAAALSFMIETPVPIVIVGSQRSADRPSSDNAMNAICAALVAISDIAEVSVVMHGTTSDDFCEIHRGTKVRKMHTSRRDAFKSINSRPIGIVDYNTREIKTFIDYIKRGERPLKFKPGMEPKCALVKFTPGSGPEILDHYIDSGYRGLVLEGTGLGHVSTKWIPKIRKATDAKMPVIVTSQCINGRICDRVYDTGRDMLKAGAIEGEDTLPEIALVKLMWVLGQTDEFDEAVKMLREDLSGEITKCCFK; the protein is encoded by the coding sequence ATGGAATTTAAACAGGGCGACCGGGTACGTATTGAAAAGAACGGCACTGTCTACGAAGGCAAAGTAATGCCGTCCATGGAAGGATATATTACAATAAAGATGAACAGCGGTTACAATGCCGGTTTTTCCATGGATAAGGTAAAGATAACTCTTCTGGAAAACAATGGAAAAAACACAAATGGAGGCCGGAACGGCGGAAAAGGACCTAAAACGGCAGGAGAGGAGATCCAGAAATCTGGAAAAAAGCTTCCAAAGGTAGCTATTCTTTCCACAGGCGGAACGATTGCAAGCAAAATCGATTACAGGACAGGTGCAGTAACTTCCCAGTTCACTGCTGATGATATCCTTGCAGCTATCCCTGAACTCAGAGAGATAGCCGATTTCAAAGGAAGGGTAATCTCAAGCATTCTATCGGAAAACATGGATTCGGAGTCCTGGCAAAACCTTGCCCGTGCCATCGTAGAGGAAATCGAGGCAGGTGCCGATGGAATAATCGTAACCCATGGGACAGATACCATGATGTACACGGCTGCAGCCCTTTCCTTTATGATCGAAACGCCAGTGCCCATTGTTATTGTGGGTTCCCAGAGAAGTGCAGACCGTCCGAGCAGCGACAATGCCATGAATGCAATATGTGCGGCTCTTGTTGCTATTAGTGATATTGCTGAAGTTTCGGTTGTTATGCATGGAACAACCTCAGATGATTTCTGCGAGATCCACCGTGGAACTAAAGTCAGGAAAATGCATACTTCCCGCAGAGATGCCTTCAAGTCAATAAATTCCCGACCTATAGGAATCGTGGATTACAATACAAGGGAAATAAAAACTTTCATTGACTATATTAAACGTGGAGAAAGACCTCTCAAATTCAAACCAGGCATGGAACCAAAATGTGCCCTTGTTAAATTCACTCCGGGTTCAGGCCCTGAAATCCTTGACCATTACATTGACAGCGGGTACAGAGGACTGGTTCTTGAAGGTACCGGGCTTGGGCATGTTTCTACAAAGTGGATTCCTAAGATCCGGAAAGCAACAGATGCAAAAATGCCTGTTATAGTTACATCCCAGTGCATTAATGGCAGAATTTGCGACCGGGTCTATGATACCGGCCGTGATATGCTGAAAGCCGGTGCAATCGAAGGAGAAGATACTCTCCCCGAAATCGCCCTTGTTAAACTTATGTGGGTGCTCGGTCAGACCGATGAATTTGACGAAGCTGTCAAAATGCTCAGGGAAGATCTCAGTGGAGAAATTACAAAGTGCTGTTTTAAGTAA